In Streptomyces qaidamensis, one DNA window encodes the following:
- a CDS encoding alpha/beta fold hydrolase produces MPLATVNGIRLNYEDSGSGEPVVLIMGSGSGGRAWHMYQVPALTAAGYRVITFDNRGIPPTDVCADGFSVDDMVADVVALAARLRLGPFRVVGTSMGAYVAQELALTRPDLLRQAVLMASRARSDALRAALARAERELHLSGVRLPASYQAVVQAMQSLSPRTLDDEQSIVDWLDVMELSGQNEAGRGAQLGLEPMPDRRRAYAAIGVPCHVISFADDLVTPPRAGEELAGIIPGAGFEVVPDAGHYGYLENPEAVNKSILGFFGNAG; encoded by the coding sequence ATGCCCCTCGCCACCGTCAACGGCATCCGCCTCAACTACGAGGACAGCGGCTCCGGTGAACCCGTCGTCCTGATCATGGGATCCGGCAGCGGGGGCCGCGCCTGGCACATGTACCAGGTGCCCGCGCTCACCGCCGCCGGCTATCGGGTCATCACCTTCGACAACCGCGGCATACCGCCCACGGACGTGTGCGCCGACGGCTTCAGCGTCGACGACATGGTCGCCGACGTCGTCGCGCTCGCCGCCCGGCTGCGGCTCGGCCCGTTCCGCGTGGTCGGCACCTCGATGGGCGCCTACGTCGCCCAGGAACTCGCCCTGACCCGACCGGACCTGCTGCGCCAGGCCGTGCTCATGGCCAGCCGGGCCCGCAGCGACGCCCTGCGCGCCGCGCTCGCACGCGCCGAGCGCGAGCTGCACCTCTCGGGAGTGCGGCTCCCCGCCAGCTACCAGGCCGTCGTCCAGGCCATGCAGAGCCTGTCGCCCCGCACCCTGGATGACGAACAGTCCATCGTCGACTGGCTGGACGTCATGGAACTCTCCGGGCAGAACGAGGCCGGCCGGGGCGCCCAGCTCGGGCTGGAGCCGATGCCCGACCGCCGCCGGGCGTACGCCGCGATCGGTGTCCCCTGCCACGTCATCTCGTTCGCCGACGACCTGGTGACCCCGCCGCGCGCGGGGGAGGAACTGGCCGGGATCATCCCGGGCGCCGGCTTCGAGGTCGTTCCGGACGCCGGGCACTACGGCTACCTGGAGAACCCGGAGGCCGTGAACAAGAGCATCTTGGGGTTCTTCGGCAACGCGGGCTGA
- the hisC gene encoding histidinol-phosphate transaminase, with the protein MSRPPTVHSLHREHERADGMLRLHCNENPYGPPPGVIASATKELEGRCSTYPDSEVTALREALAEHVGVSTEMVAVGNGADELVLLITLASAGPGDTVVVTESTFPGYATSAAVAGATVRSVPLHRDRVSATALVEAVDDGARLVFVCNPHNPTGTVLSPAAVEEILTACERTGVVPVFDEAYMEFAGPGFDHALDAVRAGRRLLVLRTFSKAWGLAALRAGYAVGPADLVAGIVDARRALPFSVNRLAQQAALAALGSPDHIAEVYERTTRERERLCRTLTALEVSYVPSVTNFVMVKTPGNSTRFASRLADEHGILVRDLTPFGYPGHVRVTVGTAEDTDQFCQALGTLLASPRSHASSGHGLGAAHDVLPVPTLDPVAPEDLFNGYVGAHAVFALTRLGVWDRLAERPEHTVDELATKAGTDATGLMPLLRVVALLGYVELADGPTPTVILTGAGRELVRMRGFFTWGVGGYHEVLRGLSGLARGTSVFEQDVDRDGGMVAVGSGEVGRELMLPLEQEVLATVDFRTVADLGCGDATRLLRLCDGHPHRRGTGIEINQGACVQANKRVADAGLADRIDIVHGDVLAFSGRTFPEVDLVTSFLMMHDLFDATGDPEGVMRTLRRVFPEARRFLIGDTVAQDWEERRETLPMFSVGFELVHAFMDTPIMNRRTYEDAFAGAGLRVERREPLGAPSTWLWLLTTE; encoded by the coding sequence GTGAGCCGCCCACCGACAGTGCACTCCCTCCACCGTGAGCACGAGCGGGCCGACGGGATGCTGCGCCTCCACTGCAACGAGAATCCCTACGGCCCGCCCCCGGGGGTGATCGCCTCGGCCACCAAGGAGCTCGAGGGCCGGTGCTCCACCTACCCGGACAGCGAGGTCACCGCCCTGCGCGAGGCCCTGGCCGAACACGTCGGCGTCTCCACGGAGATGGTCGCCGTCGGCAACGGCGCCGACGAGCTGGTCCTGCTCATCACCCTCGCCTCGGCCGGGCCCGGTGACACGGTCGTCGTCACGGAGTCCACGTTCCCCGGGTACGCCACCTCGGCGGCGGTGGCGGGTGCCACCGTGCGCAGTGTGCCGCTGCACCGGGACCGGGTGTCCGCCACCGCCCTGGTGGAGGCCGTGGACGACGGCGCGCGCCTGGTGTTCGTATGCAACCCGCACAACCCGACGGGCACGGTGCTGTCCCCGGCCGCGGTCGAGGAGATCCTGACGGCCTGCGAACGCACGGGTGTGGTCCCGGTGTTCGACGAGGCGTACATGGAGTTCGCCGGGCCGGGCTTCGACCACGCCCTGGACGCCGTCCGTGCGGGCCGGCGGTTGCTGGTGCTGCGGACGTTCTCCAAGGCATGGGGCCTGGCAGCCCTCCGAGCCGGCTACGCGGTGGGTCCGGCCGACCTCGTGGCGGGGATCGTGGACGCGCGCCGCGCGCTGCCGTTCAGCGTCAACCGGCTCGCCCAGCAGGCGGCGCTGGCCGCGCTGGGCAGCCCCGACCACATCGCCGAGGTGTACGAGCGCACCACGCGGGAGCGGGAGCGGCTGTGCCGCACCCTGACCGCCCTGGAGGTGTCGTACGTGCCCTCGGTCACCAACTTCGTGATGGTCAAGACCCCCGGGAACAGCACCCGTTTCGCGTCGCGTCTCGCTGACGAGCACGGCATCCTGGTCCGCGACCTCACGCCGTTCGGCTACCCGGGGCACGTGCGGGTGACCGTCGGGACCGCGGAGGACACCGACCAGTTCTGCCAGGCGCTGGGCACTCTGCTGGCCTCGCCCCGGTCGCACGCCTCCAGCGGCCACGGCCTGGGCGCGGCCCATGATGTGCTGCCCGTGCCGACGCTGGACCCGGTCGCCCCCGAGGACCTGTTCAACGGCTACGTCGGCGCGCACGCGGTGTTCGCGCTGACCCGGCTGGGGGTCTGGGACCGGCTGGCGGAGCGGCCCGAGCACACCGTCGACGAGCTGGCCACGAAGGCGGGCACCGACGCCACCGGGCTGATGCCGCTGCTGCGGGTCGTGGCACTGCTGGGCTACGTGGAGCTGGCCGACGGCCCGACCCCCACGGTGATACTCACCGGGGCCGGCCGGGAGCTGGTCCGGATGCGGGGCTTCTTCACCTGGGGCGTCGGCGGCTACCACGAGGTGCTGCGGGGCCTGTCCGGACTGGCCCGCGGGACCTCCGTGTTCGAGCAGGACGTCGACCGGGACGGCGGGATGGTCGCCGTCGGCTCGGGCGAGGTGGGCCGGGAGCTGATGCTGCCGCTCGAGCAGGAGGTGCTGGCCACCGTCGACTTCCGCACGGTCGCCGACCTGGGCTGCGGGGACGCCACTCGGCTGCTGCGGCTGTGCGACGGCCACCCGCACCGGCGCGGCACCGGCATAGAGATCAACCAGGGGGCGTGCGTCCAGGCGAACAAGCGGGTCGCCGACGCGGGGCTCGCGGACCGCATCGACATCGTGCACGGGGACGTACTGGCCTTCTCGGGCCGTACGTTCCCCGAGGTCGACCTGGTGACCAGCTTCCTGATGATGCACGACCTGTTCGACGCCACCGGCGACCCCGAGGGGGTCATGCGCACGCTGCGCAGGGTCTTCCCGGAGGCCCGGCGGTTCCTGATCGGTGACACGGTCGCCCAGGACTGGGAGGAGCGGCGGGAGACCCTGCCGATGTTCTCCGTCGGGTTCGAGCTGGTCCACGCGTTCATGGACACGCCCATCATGAACCGCAGGACGTACGAGGACGCCTTCGCCGGTGCGGGGCTGCGGGTGGAGCGGCGCGAGCCGCTGGGCGCGCCGTCGACGTGGCTCTGGCTGCTGACCACCGAGTGA
- a CDS encoding ferritin-like domain-containing protein → MSYLGFPRLNFAGTIQTDVATANNVPQYFDNDLFEPRYQWRMDLPDVNGLWNPRGPGTLRLADVAVTSVCMPDGRQLTDKRGDPVVGGRLVDDDLRTDGKMVDLDPHNQMVPEIYGWRPRLVDADGDELLRGDFLPSAVEDLWPRADLPSGRPDMAGTYQSVLTDVTWAERLDSPFLRALRRLTQDGMLSVKMTMDAVEDGVERWPDNLTFGRVVGSIGPYFKGEPRRFLAGRRLRKADDRSPLFHAPCRVDEPSSTVFVDLGNSIRAEGRGGPLKDVGPLALAVLDDDARPQVLAPLDGIDRGFYERSAGIATVRLDRAQLALAGRRRLAVVSAGDTPATLLSENADASWVHADGSVFRLHPDTPQESAGTTLYATRHGRPAAGVRLFLDAGSAPRPVSLPEEVVTDAQGRAWVTLTGTDPGNPRRVIDGALAEVAYGPLHRKGEPDGKLAVRVFDAYRAPERPTWLRDVRPVFQQYANLYPVMRDVLDLGNYNDVLRYRTYIRRTLLAPPDSPNHMPVTRDLSPGKRDMIVSWLDSGPRPELLDITSVEELRDVLQQAMLVELATIPPYLAALLSVKPGHNVEIVGLIRAVVREEMQHMAQVCNLLNAVGGKPRIGRPGLVPTFPGALPAGVLPDLRVRLRKLSLEHVRDVFMTIEQPQHPMVDGKPFKGHVISPQSVRVTRDGELRHIDDDDVERLRTWFSKAEYEPQTIAWLYNRIARAIIRLDRDGKLFTGDPELQVGWPDAPGTLYKVTDSRSALLAIHQIVEQGEGSPHDLDGDGLGDPGELGHYYMFAEIVEGRQLARASDGTWGYTGPRIPFDPEGVHPVIDDPDTYRLPADSVGRRESLRCDASYTRLLTALNRVFNGHPKELDDAVGLMFQLQVEARKLMAVPSAEGARTVLGPAFQSPGVELGG, encoded by the coding sequence TTGTCGTACCTTGGCTTTCCCCGGCTGAACTTCGCCGGGACGATACAGACCGACGTGGCCACGGCCAACAACGTGCCGCAGTACTTCGACAACGACCTGTTCGAGCCGCGCTACCAGTGGCGGATGGACCTGCCCGACGTCAACGGGCTGTGGAACCCCCGCGGCCCCGGCACGCTGAGGCTGGCGGACGTGGCGGTCACCAGCGTCTGCATGCCGGACGGCCGCCAGCTCACCGACAAGCGGGGAGATCCCGTCGTCGGCGGCCGCCTCGTCGACGACGACCTGCGCACCGACGGCAAGATGGTCGACCTGGACCCGCACAACCAGATGGTCCCGGAGATCTACGGCTGGCGGCCCCGGCTGGTCGACGCGGACGGGGACGAGCTGCTGCGCGGCGACTTCCTGCCGTCCGCGGTGGAGGACCTGTGGCCGCGTGCCGACCTGCCCTCGGGGCGGCCGGACATGGCCGGCACGTACCAGTCGGTGCTGACCGACGTGACCTGGGCCGAGCGCCTGGACTCCCCCTTCCTGCGGGCCCTGCGGCGGCTCACCCAGGACGGGATGCTCTCGGTCAAGATGACGATGGACGCCGTGGAGGACGGCGTCGAGCGCTGGCCGGACAACCTCACCTTCGGCCGGGTCGTCGGCTCCATCGGCCCCTATTTCAAGGGCGAGCCGCGCCGGTTCCTCGCCGGGCGCAGACTGCGCAAGGCCGACGACCGCAGTCCGCTGTTCCACGCGCCGTGCCGGGTGGACGAACCCTCCTCCACCGTCTTCGTCGACCTGGGAAACAGCATCCGCGCCGAGGGGCGCGGCGGGCCGCTCAAGGACGTCGGCCCGCTCGCCCTGGCCGTGCTGGACGACGACGCCCGCCCGCAGGTCCTCGCCCCGCTCGACGGAATCGACCGCGGCTTCTACGAGCGCAGCGCGGGCATCGCCACGGTCCGCCTCGACCGCGCACAGCTGGCCTTGGCCGGCCGTCGCCGCCTGGCGGTGGTGTCGGCCGGCGACACACCGGCCACGCTGCTCTCCGAGAACGCCGACGCCTCGTGGGTGCACGCCGACGGCTCCGTGTTCCGCCTCCACCCGGACACCCCGCAGGAGAGCGCCGGCACGACCCTGTACGCGACACGCCACGGCCGCCCGGCGGCGGGTGTGCGGCTGTTCCTGGACGCCGGCTCGGCCCCTCGGCCGGTATCGCTGCCGGAGGAGGTGGTCACGGACGCCCAGGGCCGCGCCTGGGTGACACTGACCGGCACCGACCCCGGGAATCCGCGCAGGGTGATCGACGGGGCGCTGGCCGAGGTGGCGTACGGGCCGCTGCACCGCAAGGGCGAACCCGACGGGAAGCTCGCGGTCCGTGTGTTCGACGCCTACCGCGCTCCCGAGCGGCCGACCTGGCTGCGGGACGTCCGGCCGGTCTTCCAGCAGTACGCGAACCTCTATCCGGTGATGCGGGACGTGCTGGACCTCGGCAACTACAACGACGTACTGCGCTACCGCACGTACATCAGGCGGACCCTGCTGGCGCCGCCGGACTCCCCCAACCACATGCCGGTCACCCGGGACCTCTCTCCAGGAAAGCGAGACATGATCGTGAGCTGGCTGGACAGCGGGCCCCGCCCCGAACTGCTCGACATCACCAGCGTCGAGGAGCTGAGGGACGTCCTCCAGCAAGCGATGCTGGTGGAGTTGGCGACCATCCCGCCGTACCTGGCCGCCCTGCTGTCGGTGAAGCCGGGGCACAACGTGGAGATCGTCGGCCTGATCCGGGCCGTGGTGCGCGAGGAGATGCAGCACATGGCCCAAGTGTGCAACCTCCTCAACGCCGTCGGCGGGAAGCCGCGGATCGGCCGTCCCGGGTTGGTGCCCACCTTCCCCGGCGCGCTGCCCGCCGGTGTCCTGCCCGATCTGCGGGTACGGCTGCGCAAGCTGTCACTGGAGCACGTCAGGGACGTGTTCATGACGATCGAACAGCCGCAGCACCCCATGGTGGACGGCAAGCCGTTCAAGGGGCACGTGATCTCCCCGCAGAGCGTCCGCGTCACCCGCGACGGTGAGCTGCGGCACATCGACGACGACGACGTGGAGCGCCTGCGGACCTGGTTCTCGAAGGCGGAGTACGAACCGCAGACCATCGCCTGGCTGTACAACCGCATCGCCCGGGCCATCATCCGCCTCGACCGCGACGGGAAGCTGTTCACCGGCGATCCGGAGCTCCAGGTCGGCTGGCCGGACGCGCCGGGCACGCTCTACAAGGTCACCGACAGCCGGTCGGCGCTGCTCGCCATCCACCAGATCGTGGAACAGGGCGAGGGCTCCCCGCACGACCTGGACGGCGACGGTCTGGGCGACCCCGGGGAGCTCGGGCACTACTACATGTTCGCCGAGATCGTGGAGGGCCGGCAGCTCGCCCGCGCCTCCGACGGCACCTGGGGCTACACCGGCCCGCGGATTCCCTTCGATCCCGAGGGTGTCCACCCGGTGATCGACGACCCCGACACCTACCGGCTGCCCGCCGACTCGGTCGGGCGCCGGGAATCCCTGCGCTGCGACGCCTCCTACACCCGTCTTCTCACCGCCCTGAACCGGGTGTTCAACGGCCATCCCAAGGAGCTGGACGACGCCGTTGGGCTGATGTTCCAGCTGCAGGTTGAGGCCAGGAAGCTGATGGCCGTGCCTTCCGCGGAGGGCGCCCGCACCGTTCTGGGGCCCGCCTTCCAGTCGCCCGGCGTCGAGCTCGGAGGGTGA
- a CDS encoding cytochrome P450 — protein sequence MEDHEARPLDKEVAEFYAWLTHLQQDGPVMFDESLRAWQIFGYDEALQVLSDPSFSADMRAASRAAGVETPIPPVIERLTSASFFTMEPARHRAFRGLVSQAFSRRLVNTLAPRVAETATAILDGLDGAGTFDLLERFAYPLPMIVLCDLLGIPHDDRRAFQSWASALTDPAAAQAAGADRLGEELEQLEEYLHELVQRRRREPGGDLLSRLAAAEVDGEPLTEDEVVSLAAVMLLAGHNTTTMLLANLVVCLDENPAASAAVRADRKLLPAAIEEVFRYRGPLPRALRLATRDTEVGGHTVPAGAPVVVWTAAANWDPAQFPHPGRFDLHRTSNRHLGFGHGMHFCLGAPLARVVAEIAMSLLMDRCSQVAVARDEPLAYPAPRVNLAPARLPVNVRWAAPAAR from the coding sequence ATGGAAGACCACGAGGCCCGCCCCCTCGACAAGGAAGTGGCGGAGTTCTATGCCTGGCTGACGCACCTGCAGCAGGACGGCCCGGTGATGTTCGACGAATCTCTGCGGGCCTGGCAGATATTCGGGTACGACGAGGCGCTGCAGGTGCTGTCCGACCCCTCGTTCTCCGCGGACATGCGCGCCGCGAGCCGGGCCGCCGGGGTGGAGACGCCCATCCCGCCGGTCATCGAACGCCTCACCTCAGCCAGCTTCTTCACGATGGAACCGGCCCGGCACCGGGCGTTCCGGGGCCTGGTGAGCCAGGCGTTCTCGCGGCGGCTGGTGAACACGCTGGCCCCGCGCGTGGCCGAGACGGCGACCGCGATCCTGGACGGCCTGGACGGCGCCGGCACCTTCGATCTGCTGGAGCGCTTCGCCTACCCGCTGCCCATGATCGTGCTGTGCGATCTGCTGGGCATCCCGCACGACGACCGGCGCGCCTTCCAGAGCTGGGCGTCGGCCCTGACCGACCCGGCCGCCGCGCAGGCCGCGGGCGCCGATCGGCTGGGCGAGGAACTGGAACAGCTGGAGGAGTACCTGCACGAACTGGTGCAGCGACGCCGCCGGGAGCCGGGCGGTGACCTGCTCAGCCGGCTGGCCGCCGCCGAGGTCGACGGGGAGCCGCTGACGGAGGACGAGGTGGTGAGCCTCGCCGCGGTGATGCTGCTGGCCGGCCACAACACCACGACGATGCTGCTGGCGAACCTGGTGGTCTGCCTGGACGAGAACCCGGCCGCCTCCGCCGCGGTGCGGGCCGACCGGAAGCTGCTGCCCGCGGCCATCGAGGAGGTCTTCCGTTACCGGGGCCCGCTCCCCCGCGCGCTGCGGCTCGCGACCCGCGACACCGAGGTCGGCGGACACACCGTCCCCGCGGGCGCGCCCGTCGTCGTGTGGACGGCCGCCGCGAACTGGGACCCGGCGCAGTTCCCGCACCCGGGCCGGTTCGACCTGCACCGGACGTCCAACCGCCATCTCGGCTTCGGGCACGGCATGCACTTCTGCCTCGGCGCGCCCCTCGCCCGGGTGGTCGCCGAGATCGCCATGTCCCTGCTGATGGACCGCTGTTCACAGGTCGCCGTCGCACGTGACGAACCACTGGCGTACCCGGCGCCGAGGGTCAACCTCGCTCCGGCGCGGCTCCCGGTGAACGTGCGCTGGGCCGCCCCGGCGGCCCGCTAG